A window from Pseudobutyrivibrio ruminis HUN009 encodes these proteins:
- the tsaB gene encoding tRNA (adenosine(37)-N6)-threonylcarbamoyltransferase complex dimerization subunit type 1 TsaB, with protein MKILGIDGSGLVASVAVVEDDNLIGEYTTGYKKTHSQTLLPMLDELGKMIELDLNTIDAIAVAAGPGSFTGLRIASATAKGLGLALGCPIVSVPTVDAMAFNLWGQSGLICPIMDARRGQVYTGLYSFDQDGHFNTIHSQCAVDFQVIAEKINELQMPVTFIGDGVPVFKEEIPNLIKVPFRFAPAHLNRQHAASVATLGQIYYQNGECEPAADHRPDYLRLSQAERERMEKEGKA; from the coding sequence ATGAAGATATTAGGAATTGACGGTTCTGGGCTTGTTGCTTCAGTTGCCGTTGTAGAGGATGATAATTTAATTGGTGAGTACACTACAGGGTACAAAAAGACTCATTCTCAGACTCTTCTTCCAATGCTTGATGAGCTTGGCAAGATGATTGAGTTAGATTTAAACACTATCGATGCCATTGCAGTGGCTGCAGGACCAGGTTCTTTTACAGGTCTTCGAATTGCATCGGCAACTGCAAAGGGATTAGGCCTGGCTTTGGGATGCCCAATAGTTTCTGTCCCTACAGTTGATGCTATGGCTTTCAACCTATGGGGCCAGTCAGGGCTTATATGCCCTATCATGGATGCTAGAAGAGGACAGGTATACACAGGCCTTTACTCTTTTGATCAGGATGGACATTTCAATACTATTCACAGCCAGTGTGCGGTGGATTTTCAAGTAATAGCAGAAAAGATAAACGAATTACAAATGCCAGTTACATTTATAGGTGATGGTGTTCCTGTATTCAAGGAGGAAATACCAAATCTCATAAAGGTTCCATTCCGATTTGCACCTGCCCACCTGAACAGACAGCATGCAGCATCAGTTGCAACTTTGGGCCAGATATACTATCAAAATGGTGAATGCGAGCCAGCGGCTGATCACAGACCTGATTATCTCAGATTGTCACAGGCAGAGAGAGAGCGCATGGAAAAGGAAGGGAAAGCTTAA
- a CDS encoding ribonuclease Z — MLDVCLLGTAGMMPLPNRWLTSCLMRFNGEGLLIDCGEGTQVALREAGFSPNPISIICLTHYHADHVSGLPGFLLSMGNSDRTEPITIVGPKGLERVVNSLRVIAPELPFEIHFHEITEPDERFEIMGYHIHAFKVNHNVLCYGYTIDIPRKGRFDVEGAKALGLPVQLWNPLQKGQTVEFEGKTFTPDMVMGEARKGLRVTYCTDTRPTQSLVEAAEGSDLLICEGMYAEEEKLAKARQNKHMTFYEAAKVAKDAHVSELWLTHFSPSMTGHKRYMKAVCDIFPQAQLGEDGKFIELDFSEE, encoded by the coding sequence ATGTTAGATGTTTGTTTGTTGGGAACGGCTGGCATGATGCCGCTTCCTAATAGATGGTTAACTTCTTGTCTTATGAGATTCAATGGTGAGGGGTTACTTATAGATTGCGGTGAGGGGACACAGGTGGCTCTTAGAGAGGCAGGCTTTTCGCCTAATCCTATTTCTATTATCTGTCTTACTCACTATCATGCAGACCATGTCAGTGGTTTACCTGGATTTTTGTTATCCATGGGCAATTCTGACAGGACTGAGCCAATTACAATTGTTGGTCCAAAGGGGCTTGAAAGGGTGGTTAATTCACTTAGGGTTATCGCACCTGAGCTTCCATTTGAAATACATTTTCATGAAATTACAGAGCCTGATGAACGTTTCGAGATAATGGGTTATCACATTCACGCGTTCAAAGTTAATCATAATGTGCTATGCTATGGATATACGATAGATATACCTAGAAAAGGCAGATTCGACGTAGAAGGAGCAAAAGCATTAGGCTTGCCGGTTCAGCTGTGGAACCCATTACAAAAGGGGCAAACAGTAGAATTCGAAGGAAAAACATTCACCCCTGACATGGTTATGGGCGAGGCTAGAAAGGGCTTGAGGGTCACATATTGTACTGACACAAGGCCTACACAATCACTGGTAGAAGCAGCCGAGGGCTCGGACTTGCTTATCTGCGAAGGAATGTATGCTGAGGAAGAAAAGCTTGCAAAAGCTCGTCAGAATAAACACATGACATTCTATGAAGCAGCAAAGGTCGCAAAGGATGCTCATGTATCTGAGCTTTGGCTTACACATTTTTCCCCATCCATGACCGGGCATAAAAGATATATGAAAGCTGTCTGTGATATTTTTCCACAGGCACAATTGGGAGAAGACGGCAAGTTTATAGAACTTGATTTTTCGGAGGAGTAG
- the rimI gene encoding ribosomal protein S18-alanine N-acetyltransferase, translated as MAFEYRHATSADLQAIFQIEEAVMPTPWSMKSFQEAFDSDYSLIMVVTENDIICGFSVLYITAPEAELPDIVIDTKYQGKGLGKGLLEYTISEAQKRNVETIFLEVRVSNTPARNLYQRFEFEEIGKRKYFYSNPIEDAICMSKSL; from the coding sequence ATGGCCTTTGAATATAGACATGCAACATCAGCAGATTTGCAGGCTATTTTTCAAATAGAAGAGGCGGTTATGCCTACACCATGGTCTATGAAATCTTTTCAGGAGGCGTTTGATTCTGATTATTCATTGATTATGGTTGTCACAGAAAATGATATAATCTGTGGCTTTTCGGTTTTATACATAACAGCACCAGAGGCTGAACTCCCAGACATTGTAATAGATACAAAGTATCAGGGAAAAGGCCTTGGAAAAGGATTGTTGGAATACACCATATCTGAGGCTCAAAAAAGAAATGTTGAAACTATATTTTTAGAAGTTCGAGTTTCAAATACTCCAGCGCGTAATCTTTATCAGCGTTTTGAGTTTGAAGAAATTGGAAAGCGCAAATACTTTTATTCAAACCCAATAGAAGATGCTATTTGTATGTCAAAGAGCTTGTAA